In one window of Branchiostoma floridae strain S238N-H82 chromosome 14, Bfl_VNyyK, whole genome shotgun sequence DNA:
- the LOC118430147 gene encoding NAD(+) hydrolase PdTIR-like produces the protein MEERHRALLLANRLEITSDLRFRDIRRRLLDSGTLNGENLDLIENQQTREDQAKALLDILPTRGPTAFAVFREALKHRYPHLARILKDEGQQGPPEAPRVFIIHAGEDKESFVRPLVATLQQEGLAEKDVFFDDVSIKPGEVIRDRIISTLSSQSLELVVVVVSTAFLNKPYWPRLEFETCLKNNKRIFPIWVDANEDSFKAFSELVGKYSPTLKQMSARRVQRDDVTDELTNIAAEVVQRLSTLRCSTPPPAGL, from the exons ATGGAGGAAAGGCACCGAGCCCTCCTTCTTGCCAATCGGCTAGAGATAACAAGTGATCTGCGGttcagggacattcggcggcgcCTTTTGGACAGCGGAACTCTGAATGGTGAGAACCTTGACCTGATTGAAAATCAGCAAACTCGTGAAGACCAAGCTAAAGCCTTGTTAGACATTCTTCCTACCAGAGGACCGACTGCATTTGCTGTGTTTCGAGAGGCTCTGAAGCACCGTTATCCGCATTTAGCGCGGATACTGAAGGATGAAGGCCAGCAGGGACCACCTGAAG CGCCCCGTGTATTCATCATCCACGCAGGCGAAGACAAAGAATCGTTTGTCCGCCCTTTAGTCGCCACGCTACAACAAGAAGGGTTGGCGGAGAAGGACGTATTTTTCGATGACGTTTCCATCAAGCCGGGTGAAGTTATTAGGGACAGAATAATTTCTACCTTATCGAGTCAAAGTTTggaacttgttgttgttgtcgtcaGTACAGCATTCCTGAACAAACCCTACTGGCCTAGACTGGAGTTTGAAACGTGTCTGAAAAATAACAAACGGATATTCCCCATTTGGGTCGATGCTAACGAGGACAGCTTCAAGGCGTTTAGTGAGTTAGTCGGTAAATACTCTCCCACACTGAAACAGATGAGTGCAAGGCGTGTACAGAGAGATGATGTTACTGACGAGCTGACAAACATCGCTGCAGAAGTCGTTCAGCGACTCTCTACATTGAGATGTAGCACACCTCCACCTGCAGGTTTGTAA
- the LOC118430336 gene encoding uncharacterized protein LOC118430336 isoform X1: protein MFYTFLVLAALGSNTVLGFSYTTIYMKENCGSTASLGSAGYIEWDRDGRSYDHRADCSVILKTGSTSERIALQFIDIDIEENGQHSCYDYLYLYEGAVTSFDGTTPNKEICNSQLIVAYTSSTSVITLRLVTDSSTRGSFKILYTTYMNAVHGTGCYSSWFLCSNYRCIHSELKCDRMDNCGDASDELESAGCRTGDSLDRCANGVSVHGGRVHMCNGVAECSDGSDEWTNSWALCPTQEMHGSCGSLVTLQPGTSGYIMYSRYVPYSRGTDCTVQYNTQSGYVIRLLSWDVSGMDYHCYGTLFLCDGITGSCDSWESDFSVCSTSTDDTSYVTSGEELTIRLASDWSKSGNFEIFYKIEQGGTSGSSTVVTVVVMIVAVILVIGCLVYCCGKKSRSSSGDDDIVEGETVQWPGETPRDNIHLHPTTVVHTDRPRSVGTPTIERVPPQPSPRQYSYPSAPPQPENSPVPPSVRVEPPTPSTSTGEPPTPPPSYDQALWMPTEPPASARQS from the exons ATGTTTTACACGTTCCTTGTCCTGGCTGCTCTGGGATCGAACACTGTCCTTGGGTTCTCGTACACAACAA TTTACATGAAGGAGAATTGTGGCAGCACGGCATCGCTGGGAAGTGCAGGGTATATCGAGTGGGACCGGGATGGCAGAAGCTATGACCACCGCGCCGACTGTTCCGTCATTCTGAAGACGGGCAGTACGAGTGAACGGATAGCATTGCAG TTCATCGATATTGACATAGAAGAAAACGGTCAGCATTCCTGTTATGACTATCTCTACCTGTACGAGGGCGCTGTGACCAGTTTTGACGGCACCACTCCCAACAAGGAAATCTGCAACTCTCAACTCATTGTGGCCTACACTTCCTCAACCTCTGTAATCACGCTACGCCTTGTAACAGACAGTTCCACCAGAGGGTCCTTCAAGATACTGTATACTACTTACATGAACGCTGTCCACGGCACAG GCTGCTACAGTAGCTGGTTCCTGTGCTCCAACTACCGCTGTATCCACTCGGAGCTGAAATGTGACCGGATGGATAATTGCGGGGACGCCAGTGACGAGCTCGAGTCTGCTGGGTGTCGTACAG GTGACTCTCTCGATCGCTGCGCAAACGGAGTTAGTGTACACGGCGGGCGTGTGCACATGTGTAACGGTGTAGCGGAATGTTCGGACGGAAGCGATGAGTGGACCAACTCCTGGGCCTTGTGTCCTACTC AGGAGATGCACGGTAGCTGCGGCTCGTTGGTGACGCTCCAGCCAGGCACGTCCGGTTACATCATGTACAGCCGGTACGTGCCGTACAGCCGAGGGACGGACTGCACCGTCCAGTACAACACACAGAGTGGCTACGTCATACGTCTGCTGAGTTGGGACGTCAGCGGGATGGACTACCACTGCTACGGCACTCTATTC CTCTGCGATGGCATCACGGGTAGCTGTGACTCATGGGAAAGTGACTTCAGTGTCTGCTCCACTTCAACAGACGACACCTCTTACGTCACTTCCGGAGAGGAGCTCACGATTCGATTGGCCTCGGACTGGTCTAAATCCGGGAACTTTGAGATATTTTACAAAATCGAGCAGGGAG GTACCTCTGGCAGCAGCACCGTTGTGACAGTAGTAGTGATGATTGTAGCGGTTATCCTAGTGATCGGCTGTCTGGTATACTGTTGCGGTAAAAAGAGCCGGAGCTCGAGTGGTGACGATGATATAGTGGAAGGTGAAACGGTCCAATGGCCGGGTGAAACCCCAAGAGACAACATTCACTTGCACCCCACAACTGTGGTCCACACTGACAGACCGCGCTCCGTGGGAACACCCACCATCGAGCGCGTCCCACCACAACCAAGTCCCCGTCAATACTCGTATCCATCCGCTCCTCCACAGCCAGAGAACAGTCCAGTACCCCCCTCGGTAAGGGTAGAACCCCCTACCCCTTCGACATCGACAGGagagccccccaccccaccgCCCTCGTATGACCAGGCGCTGTGGATGCCAACAGAACCACCAGCATCGGCACGGCAATCTTGA
- the LOC118430336 gene encoding uncharacterized protein LOC118430336 isoform X2 — translation MKENCGSTASLGSAGYIEWDRDGRSYDHRADCSVILKTGSTSERIALQFIDIDIEENGQHSCYDYLYLYEGAVTSFDGTTPNKEICNSQLIVAYTSSTSVITLRLVTDSSTRGSFKILYTTYMNAVHGTGCYSSWFLCSNYRCIHSELKCDRMDNCGDASDELESAGCRTGDSLDRCANGVSVHGGRVHMCNGVAECSDGSDEWTNSWALCPTQEMHGSCGSLVTLQPGTSGYIMYSRYVPYSRGTDCTVQYNTQSGYVIRLLSWDVSGMDYHCYGTLFLCDGITGSCDSWESDFSVCSTSTDDTSYVTSGEELTIRLASDWSKSGNFEIFYKIEQGGTSGSSTVVTVVVMIVAVILVIGCLVYCCGKKSRSSSGDDDIVEGETVQWPGETPRDNIHLHPTTVVHTDRPRSVGTPTIERVPPQPSPRQYSYPSAPPQPENSPVPPSVRVEPPTPSTSTGEPPTPPPSYDQALWMPTEPPASARQS, via the exons ATGAAGGAGAATTGTGGCAGCACGGCATCGCTGGGAAGTGCAGGGTATATCGAGTGGGACCGGGATGGCAGAAGCTATGACCACCGCGCCGACTGTTCCGTCATTCTGAAGACGGGCAGTACGAGTGAACGGATAGCATTGCAG TTCATCGATATTGACATAGAAGAAAACGGTCAGCATTCCTGTTATGACTATCTCTACCTGTACGAGGGCGCTGTGACCAGTTTTGACGGCACCACTCCCAACAAGGAAATCTGCAACTCTCAACTCATTGTGGCCTACACTTCCTCAACCTCTGTAATCACGCTACGCCTTGTAACAGACAGTTCCACCAGAGGGTCCTTCAAGATACTGTATACTACTTACATGAACGCTGTCCACGGCACAG GCTGCTACAGTAGCTGGTTCCTGTGCTCCAACTACCGCTGTATCCACTCGGAGCTGAAATGTGACCGGATGGATAATTGCGGGGACGCCAGTGACGAGCTCGAGTCTGCTGGGTGTCGTACAG GTGACTCTCTCGATCGCTGCGCAAACGGAGTTAGTGTACACGGCGGGCGTGTGCACATGTGTAACGGTGTAGCGGAATGTTCGGACGGAAGCGATGAGTGGACCAACTCCTGGGCCTTGTGTCCTACTC AGGAGATGCACGGTAGCTGCGGCTCGTTGGTGACGCTCCAGCCAGGCACGTCCGGTTACATCATGTACAGCCGGTACGTGCCGTACAGCCGAGGGACGGACTGCACCGTCCAGTACAACACACAGAGTGGCTACGTCATACGTCTGCTGAGTTGGGACGTCAGCGGGATGGACTACCACTGCTACGGCACTCTATTC CTCTGCGATGGCATCACGGGTAGCTGTGACTCATGGGAAAGTGACTTCAGTGTCTGCTCCACTTCAACAGACGACACCTCTTACGTCACTTCCGGAGAGGAGCTCACGATTCGATTGGCCTCGGACTGGTCTAAATCCGGGAACTTTGAGATATTTTACAAAATCGAGCAGGGAG GTACCTCTGGCAGCAGCACCGTTGTGACAGTAGTAGTGATGATTGTAGCGGTTATCCTAGTGATCGGCTGTCTGGTATACTGTTGCGGTAAAAAGAGCCGGAGCTCGAGTGGTGACGATGATATAGTGGAAGGTGAAACGGTCCAATGGCCGGGTGAAACCCCAAGAGACAACATTCACTTGCACCCCACAACTGTGGTCCACACTGACAGACCGCGCTCCGTGGGAACACCCACCATCGAGCGCGTCCCACCACAACCAAGTCCCCGTCAATACTCGTATCCATCCGCTCCTCCACAGCCAGAGAACAGTCCAGTACCCCCCTCGGTAAGGGTAGAACCCCCTACCCCTTCGACATCGACAGGagagccccccaccccaccgCCCTCGTATGACCAGGCGCTGTGGATGCCAACAGAACCACCAGCATCGGCACGGCAATCTTGA
- the LOC118430365 gene encoding uncharacterized protein LOC118430365 — MFFTLTILVTLCDSVLGDGYMFTEEMYDKCWTEVYLSADRAGYITYHRAGPYPPYKECAVNYYTDSGYVISLEAFNLTGMPSDCSDYIFACNEKDFLCDTDSSSVHYCWRGVHYSHDVSWGQSITIRLFSDHSTQGVYSIEYRVEEAKTDSDTIVYIVVGVIAAVCVVVGIICKCCRNDDDDLPPLNIPPVTTRSPNASMLRNARPLIPERNSTEFVSPPGLVYIPPAGYPSAPAPGNLQWYDLQERSRAPLPPAGLGQEPPPPPYDEALQMPRKQPTTS, encoded by the exons ATGTTTTTCACATTGACGATTCTGGTGACACTCTGTGACAGTGTTCTCGGTGATGGCTACATGTTTACAG AGGAAATGTATGACAAATGCTGGACGGAGGTGTACTTGTCAGCCGACAGGGCGGGCTATATCACATACCACCGGGCCGGGCCGTATCCGCCCTACAAAGAGTGTGCCGTCAACTACTACACAGACTCGGGCTACGTCATCAGTTTGGAGGCATTTAACTTGACCGGCATGCCTAGTGACTGTTCCGATTACATATTT GCGTGCAATGAGAAGGATTTCCTGTGCGACACAGACAGCAGTTCGGTGCACTACTGTTGGAGAGGAGTTCACTACAGTCATGACGTGTCCTGGGGACAGAGCATCACAATCCGCCTGTTCTCGGACCACTCCACACAGGGGGTCTACAGTATCGAGTACAGAGTGGAAGAAG CTAAAACAGACAGCGACACCATCGTCTATATTGTAGTGGGTGTGATCGCCGCAGTGTGTGTCGTTGTCGGCATCATCTGCAAATGCTGTAGAAACGACGATGACGATCTCCCGCCTTTAAATATTCCCCCAGTTACTACAAGAAGCCCAAATGCTTCCATGCTCAGGAACGCTCGCCCGTTAATACCAGAAAGAAATTCAACGGAATTTGTCAGTCCTCCAGGACTTGTTTACATCCCGCCAGCAGGATATCCCTCCGCGCCTGCCCCAGGTAACCTTCAGTGGTATGACCTTCAGGAACGAAGCAGAGCGCCGCTTCCACCGGCTGGTCTTGGACAGGAGCCACCGCCACCTCCGTACGATGAAGCACTACAGATGCCAAGGAAACAACCTACAACGTCATAG
- the LOC118430366 gene encoding uncharacterized protein LOC118430366 isoform X3 produces MAGVWTTIVLLTIVQWQWTLAVPDGYEGCYTDNIFVRVFPHEEKWDFLLTNARCVTHCRNNGYAYAGTQFALQCFCGTEQNFQNLGAALSDSECNSDCSGNNAEKCGGSLKLSVYEVVAIDPASSGGLGIGAIIGIVVGVIILLTVMFIIICVVACQSKPSSRVTATGVSVGGNTVVNTTHMGGNTVVMGTNMMYPGNGVVVQQGGMYPMRIQQPAPYQQPMQPQQPPPYPPPQPQQPPGYPQPNQPQQQSSQIPPPPAYDEPAKPSDGQLYSQ; encoded by the exons ATGGCTGGCGTGTGGACGACAATTGTTTTGCTGACAATCGTCCAGTGGCAGTGGACACTCGCAG TGCCTGACGGGTACGAGGGTTGCTACACGGACAACATTTTCGTTCGGGTCTTTCCGCACGAGGAGAAATGGGACTTTCTGCTGACTAACGCTCGGTGTGTGACCCACTGTAGGAACAATGGATACGCTTACGCAG GAACCCAGTTCGCGTTGCAGTGTTTCTGCGGGACAGAGCAGAACTTCCAGAACCTGGGGGCCGCCCTGAGCGACTCGGAGTGCAACTCCGACTGCTCCGGGAACAATGCCGAGAAGTGTGGCGGGAGTCTCAAGCTGTCTGTGTACGAAGTAGTGG CTATAGATCCAGCATCGTCCGGTGGTTTGGGAATCGGAGCCATCATTGGGATCGTGGTCGGGGTGATCATCCTCCTCACCGTGATGTTCATCATCATTTGTGTCGTGGCCTGTCAGAGCAAGCCGTCCAGCAGGGTGACGGCCACGGGCGTGTCTGTAGGAGGAAACACCGTGGTCAACACCACACACATGGGCGGTAACACCGTGGTCATGGGCACCAACATGATGTACCCCGGCAACGGAGTCGTCGTGCAGCAGGGCGGGATGTACCCCATGCGGATTCAACAGCCCGCCCCTTACCAGCAACCCATGCAGCCTCAGCAGCCTCCACCCTATCCACCACCGCAACCTCAGCAGCCTCCGGGTTACCCGCAACCTAACCAGCCTCAGCAGCAATCCAGCCAAATCCCCCCTCCTCCAGCCTACGACGAACCTGCCAAACCATCCGATGGCCAGCTCTACTCTCAGTAG
- the LOC118430366 gene encoding protein shisa-5-like isoform X4 produces the protein MAGVWTTIVLLTIVQWQWTLAVPDGYEGCYTDNIFVRVFPHEEKWDFLLTNARCVTHCRNNGYAYAGTQFALQCFCGTEQNFQNLGAALSDSECNSDCSGNNAEKCGGSLKLSVYEVVDPASSGGLGIGAIIGIVVGVIILLTVMFIIICVVACQSKPSSRVTATGVSVGGNTVVNTTHMGGNTVVMGTNMMYPGNGVVVQQGGMYPMRIQQPAPYQQPMQPQQPPPYPPPQPQQPPGYPQPNQPQQQSSQIPPPPAYDEPAKPSDGQLYSQ, from the exons ATGGCTGGCGTGTGGACGACAATTGTTTTGCTGACAATCGTCCAGTGGCAGTGGACACTCGCAG TGCCTGACGGGTACGAGGGTTGCTACACGGACAACATTTTCGTTCGGGTCTTTCCGCACGAGGAGAAATGGGACTTTCTGCTGACTAACGCTCGGTGTGTGACCCACTGTAGGAACAATGGATACGCTTACGCAG GAACCCAGTTCGCGTTGCAGTGTTTCTGCGGGACAGAGCAGAACTTCCAGAACCTGGGGGCCGCCCTGAGCGACTCGGAGTGCAACTCCGACTGCTCCGGGAACAATGCCGAGAAGTGTGGCGGGAGTCTCAAGCTGTCTGTGTACGAAGTAGTGG ATCCAGCATCGTCCGGTGGTTTGGGAATCGGAGCCATCATTGGGATCGTGGTCGGGGTGATCATCCTCCTCACCGTGATGTTCATCATCATTTGTGTCGTGGCCTGTCAGAGCAAGCCGTCCAGCAGGGTGACGGCCACGGGCGTGTCTGTAGGAGGAAACACCGTGGTCAACACCACACACATGGGCGGTAACACCGTGGTCATGGGCACCAACATGATGTACCCCGGCAACGGAGTCGTCGTGCAGCAGGGCGGGATGTACCCCATGCGGATTCAACAGCCCGCCCCTTACCAGCAACCCATGCAGCCTCAGCAGCCTCCACCCTATCCACCACCGCAACCTCAGCAGCCTCCGGGTTACCCGCAACCTAACCAGCCTCAGCAGCAATCCAGCCAAATCCCCCCTCCTCCAGCCTACGACGAACCTGCCAAACCATCCGATGGCCAGCTCTACTCTCAGTAG
- the LOC118430366 gene encoding uncharacterized protein LOC118430366 isoform X1 yields MAGVWTTIVLLTIVQWQWTLAGIFHTVPDGYEGCYTDNIFVRVFPHEEKWDFLLTNARCVTHCRNNGYAYAGTQFALQCFCGTEQNFQNLGAALSDSECNSDCSGNNAEKCGGSLKLSVYEVVAIDPASSGGLGIGAIIGIVVGVIILLTVMFIIICVVACQSKPSSRVTATGVSVGGNTVVNTTHMGGNTVVMGTNMMYPGNGVVVQQGGMYPMRIQQPAPYQQPMQPQQPPPYPPPQPQQPPGYPQPNQPQQQSSQIPPPPAYDEPAKPSDGQLYSQ; encoded by the exons ATGGCTGGCGTGTGGACGACAATTGTTTTGCTGACAATCGTCCAGTGGCAGTGGACACTCGCAG GAATA TTCCACACAGTGCCTGACGGGTACGAGGGTTGCTACACGGACAACATTTTCGTTCGGGTCTTTCCGCACGAGGAGAAATGGGACTTTCTGCTGACTAACGCTCGGTGTGTGACCCACTGTAGGAACAATGGATACGCTTACGCAG GAACCCAGTTCGCGTTGCAGTGTTTCTGCGGGACAGAGCAGAACTTCCAGAACCTGGGGGCCGCCCTGAGCGACTCGGAGTGCAACTCCGACTGCTCCGGGAACAATGCCGAGAAGTGTGGCGGGAGTCTCAAGCTGTCTGTGTACGAAGTAGTGG CTATAGATCCAGCATCGTCCGGTGGTTTGGGAATCGGAGCCATCATTGGGATCGTGGTCGGGGTGATCATCCTCCTCACCGTGATGTTCATCATCATTTGTGTCGTGGCCTGTCAGAGCAAGCCGTCCAGCAGGGTGACGGCCACGGGCGTGTCTGTAGGAGGAAACACCGTGGTCAACACCACACACATGGGCGGTAACACCGTGGTCATGGGCACCAACATGATGTACCCCGGCAACGGAGTCGTCGTGCAGCAGGGCGGGATGTACCCCATGCGGATTCAACAGCCCGCCCCTTACCAGCAACCCATGCAGCCTCAGCAGCCTCCACCCTATCCACCACCGCAACCTCAGCAGCCTCCGGGTTACCCGCAACCTAACCAGCCTCAGCAGCAATCCAGCCAAATCCCCCCTCCTCCAGCCTACGACGAACCTGCCAAACCATCCGATGGCCAGCTCTACTCTCAGTAG
- the LOC118430366 gene encoding protein shisa-5-like isoform X2, translating into MAGVWTTIVLLTIVQWQWTLAGIFHTVPDGYEGCYTDNIFVRVFPHEEKWDFLLTNARCVTHCRNNGYAYAGTQFALQCFCGTEQNFQNLGAALSDSECNSDCSGNNAEKCGGSLKLSVYEVVDPASSGGLGIGAIIGIVVGVIILLTVMFIIICVVACQSKPSSRVTATGVSVGGNTVVNTTHMGGNTVVMGTNMMYPGNGVVVQQGGMYPMRIQQPAPYQQPMQPQQPPPYPPPQPQQPPGYPQPNQPQQQSSQIPPPPAYDEPAKPSDGQLYSQ; encoded by the exons ATGGCTGGCGTGTGGACGACAATTGTTTTGCTGACAATCGTCCAGTGGCAGTGGACACTCGCAG GAATA TTCCACACAGTGCCTGACGGGTACGAGGGTTGCTACACGGACAACATTTTCGTTCGGGTCTTTCCGCACGAGGAGAAATGGGACTTTCTGCTGACTAACGCTCGGTGTGTGACCCACTGTAGGAACAATGGATACGCTTACGCAG GAACCCAGTTCGCGTTGCAGTGTTTCTGCGGGACAGAGCAGAACTTCCAGAACCTGGGGGCCGCCCTGAGCGACTCGGAGTGCAACTCCGACTGCTCCGGGAACAATGCCGAGAAGTGTGGCGGGAGTCTCAAGCTGTCTGTGTACGAAGTAGTGG ATCCAGCATCGTCCGGTGGTTTGGGAATCGGAGCCATCATTGGGATCGTGGTCGGGGTGATCATCCTCCTCACCGTGATGTTCATCATCATTTGTGTCGTGGCCTGTCAGAGCAAGCCGTCCAGCAGGGTGACGGCCACGGGCGTGTCTGTAGGAGGAAACACCGTGGTCAACACCACACACATGGGCGGTAACACCGTGGTCATGGGCACCAACATGATGTACCCCGGCAACGGAGTCGTCGTGCAGCAGGGCGGGATGTACCCCATGCGGATTCAACAGCCCGCCCCTTACCAGCAACCCATGCAGCCTCAGCAGCCTCCACCCTATCCACCACCGCAACCTCAGCAGCCTCCGGGTTACCCGCAACCTAACCAGCCTCAGCAGCAATCCAGCCAAATCCCCCCTCCTCCAGCCTACGACGAACCTGCCAAACCATCCGATGGCCAGCTCTACTCTCAGTAG
- the LOC118430352 gene encoding scavenger receptor cysteine-rich type 1 protein M160-like: protein MSTSLSYKRSGPNEHEIFEKGSGQVKSRTYHRSSLLAVVAFTSLDLVSIEFSISVTKDRIMAGVWTALLLLTILRGTGAQGDGYEGCYVDQADRNFPDEEKWDGQLTNDRCVSHCRDQGYPYAATEFTFQCFCGTEAQFNNLPAATPDDECSTDCTGNSGEKCGGAWRMSVYAVLALKNEIRLVGGSEWEEGRLEVRTYNTKDWGTVCSDGFDMEDAKVACNMLGFGDPEFIRDTTYFGQGTGDIKMANLGCGGHESSLFDCSYDGPGSGSCTHGDDVGLVCEAVLSAGAIVGIVIGVLVVIIIVVTITCVCCQKNKTPGRVLDTAPPTGGAPMVVHTSSNVMYAPGNATYMQQGVAFPMQPVQTVPYAQPNQPPAQFPAPPAYDQAARPAVGQPLPQ, encoded by the exons ATGTCAACGTCCTTAAGTTATAAACGATCAGGCCCCAATGAACACGAGATATTTGAGAAGGGCAGTGGTCAGGTGAAGTCTCGAACTTACCACCGATCCTCCTTACTAGCAGTTGTAGCTTTTACCTCCTTGGATTTGGTAAGCATCGAATTTAGTATTAGTGTGACAAAAGACAGGATCATGGCAGGTGTGTGGACAGCTCTTCTTTTGCTGACGATTCTCCGGGGCACAGGTGCACAAG GGGATGGGTACGAGGGGTGTTATGTTGACCAGGCAGACCGAAATTTCCCAGACGAGGAAAAGTGGGACGGACAGCTGACCAACGACCGGTGTGTAAGCCACTGTAGGGACCAAGGATATCCTTATGCAG CGACCGAGTTCACATTCCAGTGTTTCTGCGGGACTGAAGCCCAGTTTAACAACCTGCCTGCTGCCACGCCTGACGATGAGTGTAGCACAGACTGTACCGGGAACAGCGGGGAGAAGTGTGGAGGGGCGTGGAGGATGTCCGTGTACGCAGTACTAG CTCTGAAAAACGAGATCCGCTTGGTTGGCGGAAGTGAATGGGAAGAAGGACGTCTGGAAGTCCGTACGTACAACACCAAAGACTGGGGAACCGTCTGCAGTGACGGCTTCGACATGGAAGACGCCAAAGTTGCCTGCAACATGCTGGGCTTTGGAGACCCCGAGTTCATTCGTGACACCACCTATTTCGGACAAG GCACAGGAGATATCAAGATGGCCAACCTGGGCTGTGGTGGGCACGAGAGCAGCCTGTTCGACTGCAGCTACGATGGTCCGGGGAGCGGCAGCTGTACTCATGGTGACGACGTCGGGCTGGTCTGCGAAGCAG TCCTGAGTGCTGGAGCCATCGTTGGGATTGTCATTGGCGTGCTggttgtcatcatcatcgtagTGACCATCACCTGCGTCTGCTGTCAGAAGAACAAGACTCCTGGCAGAGTGCTAGACACGGCTCCCCCGACAGGCGGCGCTCCTATGGTGGTCCACACCTCCAGCAACGTGATGTACGCCCCTGGCAACGCCACGTACATGCAGCAGGGTGTGGCGTTCCCCATGCAGCCTGTACAGACTGTGCCTTACGCACAACCCAACCAGCCCCCTGCACAGTTCCCGGCACCTCCGGCCTACGACCAGGCGGCCAGGCCAGCCGTTGGCCAGCCCTTACCTCAATAG
- the LOC118430359 gene encoding scavenger receptor cysteine-rich type 1 protein M130-like has protein sequence MAGVWTALLLLTILRGTGAQVDGYEGCYVDQADRNFPDEEKWDGQLTNDRCVSHCRDRGYPYAATEFTFQCFCGTEAQFNNLTAQFNNLTAARPDDECSTDCTGNSGEKCGGAWRMSVYAVLALENEIRLVGGSEWGRLEVRTYNTKDWGTVCSDGFDMEDAKVACTMLGLGDASFIRDTTYYGEGTGDIKMANLGCGGHESSLFDCSYDGPGSGSCTHGDDVGLVCDGVWNAGDVGIIVGVVIGVLVVINIVVTIALIFCQKNKTRGRVLDTAPPAGGAPVVVHTSSNVMYAPGNATYMQQGVAFPMQPVQTVPYAQPNQPPAQFPAPPAYDQAARPAVGQPLPQ, from the exons ATGGCAGGTGTGTGGACAGCTCTCCTTTTGTTGACGATTCTTCGGGGCACAGGTGCGCAAG TGGATGGGTACGAAGGCTGTTATGTTGATCAGGCAGACCGAAACTTCCCGGACGAGGAAAAGTGGGACGGACAGCTGACCAACGATCGGTGTGTGAGCCACTGTAGGGACCGAGGATACCCTTATGCAG CGACCGAGTTCACATTCCAGTGTTTCTGCGGGACTGAAGCCCAGTTTAACAACCTGACTGCCCAGTTTAACAACCTGACTGCTGCCAGGCCTGACGATGAGTGTAGCACAGACTGTACCGGGAACAGCGGGGAGAAGTGTGGAGGGGCGTGGAGGATGTCCGTGTACGCAGTACTAG CCCTGGAAAACGAGATCCGCTTGGTTGGCGGTAGCGAATGGGGACGCTTGGAAGTCCGTACGTACAACACCAAAGACTGGGGAACCGTCTGTAGTGACGGCTTCGACATGGAAGACGCCAAAGTTGCCTGCACTATGTTGGGCTTGGGAGACGCCTCGTTCATTCGTGACACCACCTATTACGGAGAAG GCACAGGAGATATCAAGATGGCCAACCTGGGCTGTGGTGGGCACGAGAGCAGCCTGTTCGACTGCAGCTACGATGGTCCGGGGAGCGGCAGCTGTACTCATGGTGACGACGTCGGGCTGGTCTGCGATGGGG TCTGGAATGCTGGAGATGTTGGAATCATCGTTGGGGTTGTCATTGGCGTGCTGGTCGTCATCAACATCGTGGTGACCATCGCCCTCATCTTCTGTCAGAAGAACAAGACTCGCGGCAGAGTGCTAGACACGGCTCCTCCGGCAGGCGGAGCTCCTGTAGTGGTTCACACCTCCAGCAACGTGATGTACGCCCCTGGCAACGCCACGTACATGCAGCAGGGTGTGGCGTTCCCCATGCAGCCTGTACAGACTGTGCCTTACGCACAACCCAACCAGCCCCCTGCACAGTTCCCGGCACCTCCGGCCTACGACCAGGCGGCCAGGCCAGCCGTTGGCCAGCCCTTACCTCAATAG